Proteins from a single region of Bogoriella caseilytica:
- the hrcA gene encoding heat-inducible transcriptional repressor HrcA yields the protein MSEERRINVLQAIVRDYVHTREPVGSRALVERHHLEVSPATIRNDMAALEDSGLIAQPHTSAGRIPTDKGYRVFVDQIDTVKPLSPAERRAIQLLLDDAASVDDVVDRTVRLLAQLTQQVAVVQYPSMRRTSLRHLELVPVAERRLLVVVITDTGRVEQHTVEVPEDLQAQVIAELRAHLNVIAAGRRLEDITAELDDLPQQFSVAQRPLVERVAAQLKQSLESEPEERIVMAGTANLARADVDFTRTISPVLQALEEQVVLLKLFSEMAEDALTVRIGSENRDEALMETSIITSLYGGGSATEGVGRLGVLGPTRMDYPGTMASVRAVARYLSRILAG from the coding sequence ATGAGTGAAGAGCGCAGGATCAACGTGCTCCAGGCGATCGTCCGCGACTACGTGCACACCCGGGAGCCGGTGGGCTCCAGGGCGCTGGTGGAGCGCCACCACCTCGAGGTCTCCCCGGCCACCATTCGCAACGACATGGCCGCCTTGGAGGACTCCGGACTGATCGCTCAGCCGCATACCTCTGCCGGTCGCATTCCGACCGACAAGGGTTACCGGGTGTTCGTCGATCAGATCGACACGGTCAAGCCGCTGTCTCCGGCAGAGCGGCGAGCGATTCAGCTGCTGCTCGATGACGCTGCGAGCGTGGATGACGTGGTCGATCGCACGGTGCGCCTGCTTGCCCAGCTCACGCAGCAGGTGGCGGTGGTGCAGTACCCCTCGATGCGCCGTACCTCCCTGCGCCACCTCGAGCTGGTGCCGGTCGCAGAGCGGCGGCTGCTCGTGGTGGTCATCACTGACACCGGGCGTGTGGAGCAACACACCGTTGAGGTCCCCGAGGATCTGCAGGCCCAGGTCATCGCCGAGCTCCGGGCCCACCTCAATGTGATTGCTGCCGGGCGCCGACTGGAGGACATCACGGCCGAGCTCGACGATTTACCCCAGCAGTTCTCCGTGGCCCAGCGGCCGTTGGTGGAGCGCGTCGCCGCCCAGCTCAAGCAATCCCTCGAGTCGGAGCCGGAGGAGCGCATCGTCATGGCGGGCACCGCCAACCTGGCCCGCGCCGACGTCGACTTCACTCGCACGATCTCCCCGGTGCTGCAAGCCCTGGAGGAGCAGGTGGTGCTGCTGAAGCTCTTCTCCGAGATGGCCGAGGATGCACTGACCGTGCGCATCGGTTCGGAGAACCGCGACGAGGCACTCATGGAGACGTCGATCATCACCAGCCTCTACGGTGGAGGCAGTGCCACGGAGGGAGTGGGTCGGCTCGGTGTGCTGGGCCCGACCCGCATGGACTATCCCGGCACCATGGCGTCGGTGCGCGCTGTGGCTCGCTACCTCTCCCGCATCCTTGCCGGCTGA
- a CDS encoding DUF3097 domain-containing protein, with translation MTQHSGHDRYGSDVLGTDPRAQHRAPRLRATDQPAEIGLVAEEVTTGWVGAVVRVEKSGGVHVVVLEDRHGRTRSFPLGPGFHAEGRPVILTAPVARSRANVAHGAGRRTEGGRRLTASGSVAVQRQRARVAQPSRIWVEGRHDAELVEQVWGDDLRVEGVVVELLEGADNLEVMLRDFGPGPGRRVGVLLDHLVRGSKETRIAEQVRRRHGGHVLILGHPYVDVWQAVKPERVGLPAWPDIPRSIDIKTGTLAALGWPHESRADIAQGWKRILRTVRDYRDLSPALLGRMEELIDFVTAPEG, from the coding sequence GTGACACAGCACAGCGGCCACGATCGATACGGCTCCGACGTCCTGGGGACTGACCCCCGTGCCCAGCACCGCGCCCCGCGGCTGCGCGCCACGGATCAGCCCGCCGAGATCGGCCTGGTCGCCGAGGAGGTCACCACGGGCTGGGTGGGCGCTGTGGTCCGGGTGGAGAAGTCCGGGGGCGTCCATGTGGTCGTCCTGGAAGACCGGCACGGACGCACGCGGTCCTTCCCCCTCGGGCCCGGGTTCCACGCCGAAGGCCGGCCGGTGATCCTCACCGCTCCAGTCGCGAGGTCGCGCGCCAACGTGGCCCACGGCGCCGGACGGCGGACCGAGGGTGGCCGGCGATTGACCGCCTCGGGTTCCGTGGCGGTGCAACGGCAGCGTGCGCGGGTGGCCCAACCCTCGCGGATCTGGGTTGAGGGCCGCCATGACGCTGAGCTGGTCGAACAGGTCTGGGGTGATGACCTGCGCGTCGAAGGTGTGGTGGTCGAGCTCCTCGAGGGCGCGGACAATCTCGAAGTGATGCTCCGTGACTTCGGCCCCGGGCCCGGGCGGCGCGTCGGCGTTCTGCTGGACCACCTGGTGCGCGGCTCGAAGGAGACCCGCATCGCTGAGCAGGTACGACGCCGCCACGGTGGCCACGTGTTGATCCTGGGCCACCCGTACGTCGATGTGTGGCAGGCCGTGAAGCCGGAACGTGTCGGCCTTCCGGCCTGGCCCGACATCCCTCGCAGTATCGACATCAAGACCGGCACGTTGGCGGCGCTGGGCTGGCCGCACGAGAGCCGGGCCGACATCGCCCAGGGGTGGAAGCGCATCTTGCGCACAGTGCGTGACTACCGCGACCTCTCCCCCGCATTGCTCGGCCGTATGGAAGAGCTCATCGACTTCGTCACCGCGCCCGAGGGCTGA
- the ybeY gene encoding rRNA maturation RNase YbeY, with product MIEVANESGYEVVEEEFAALARYVLEEMRIHPQAELSVLFVTTEVMTELHVRWMDEPGPTDVLSFPMDEMRPGRSGEPLPEGTLGDIVLCPEVAATQAKEAGHSAEEEMLLLTVHGILHLLGYDHAEPEEEKEMFALQRKLLLTFLAQR from the coding sequence ATGATCGAGGTGGCGAACGAGTCCGGTTACGAGGTCGTCGAGGAGGAGTTCGCGGCCTTAGCGCGCTATGTGCTCGAGGAGATGCGAATCCATCCGCAGGCCGAACTCTCGGTCCTGTTCGTCACCACCGAGGTGATGACCGAGCTGCACGTGCGATGGATGGATGAGCCCGGTCCCACCGATGTCCTGTCCTTCCCGATGGACGAGATGCGCCCCGGACGCTCAGGTGAGCCGCTCCCGGAGGGCACCTTGGGTGACATCGTGTTGTGCCCCGAGGTCGCAGCCACTCAGGCCAAGGAGGCGGGTCACTCCGCCGAGGAAGAGATGCTGTTGTTGACCGTGCACGGGATCCTCCACCTCCTCGGGTACGACCACGCCGAACCCGAGGAGGAGAAGGAAATGTTCGCGCTGCAGCGCAAGCTCCTGCTCACCTTCTTGGCGCAGCGATGA
- a CDS encoding PhoH family protein: protein MTQPFDAAGSAAHSNPGDPQPASGRDLPAGHVHELVTVPESVPMVVLLGQRDEALRAVERGFPGVDVHVRGNTVALTGPPGDVGLAQRLVEELVTVASAGQPLSGDAVDRAVSMLRDARKHGATRPAEVFTTDIVSSRGKTIRPKTVGQKSYVDAIDESTITFGIGPAGTGKTYLAMAKAVSALQAGQVTRLILTRPAVEAGERLGYLPGTLTDKIDPYLRPLYDALHDMLEPETIPKLMAAGTIEVAPLAYMRGRTLNSSFIILDEAQNTSPEQMKMFLTRLGFDSKVVVTGDVTQVDLPSGQRSGLRVVQEILDGVEDVTFCRLSSADVVRHKLVGDIIDAYERWDAIGAGPGGTASGNRGGGGAGPGGRGRPERSRGRDGRGAR, encoded by the coding sequence ATGACACAGCCTTTCGACGCCGCCGGTTCCGCCGCGCACAGCAATCCGGGGGACCCCCAGCCCGCCTCGGGCCGCGATCTGCCCGCCGGTCACGTCCATGAGCTGGTCACGGTGCCCGAGTCCGTGCCGATGGTGGTGTTGTTGGGGCAGCGGGACGAGGCGCTTCGCGCCGTCGAACGTGGCTTCCCCGGCGTTGATGTGCACGTGCGCGGCAACACTGTGGCGCTGACGGGCCCGCCGGGAGATGTGGGGCTGGCCCAGCGGCTCGTGGAGGAGCTCGTGACCGTCGCGAGCGCCGGCCAGCCGCTCAGCGGCGATGCCGTGGATCGCGCGGTCTCGATGCTGCGCGACGCGCGCAAACACGGCGCCACACGACCGGCGGAGGTGTTCACCACCGACATCGTGTCCTCTCGGGGAAAGACGATCCGGCCCAAGACCGTGGGCCAGAAGAGCTACGTCGATGCGATCGACGAGTCGACCATCACCTTCGGCATCGGCCCGGCGGGCACCGGAAAGACCTATCTGGCGATGGCCAAGGCGGTCTCGGCGTTGCAGGCCGGGCAGGTCACCCGGTTGATCCTCACCCGACCGGCCGTCGAGGCTGGCGAGCGATTGGGCTATCTTCCGGGCACCCTCACCGACAAGATCGATCCATACCTGCGGCCGCTGTACGACGCACTGCACGACATGCTCGAACCGGAGACGATTCCCAAGCTCATGGCCGCGGGCACCATCGAGGTGGCGCCGCTGGCCTACATGCGCGGCCGCACGCTCAACAGTTCCTTCATCATTCTTGACGAGGCACAGAACACCTCGCCGGAGCAGATGAAGATGTTCCTCACCCGCTTGGGATTCGACTCCAAGGTCGTGGTCACAGGTGATGTCACCCAGGTCGACCTGCCCAGCGGACAGCGCTCGGGCCTAAGGGTGGTCCAGGAGATCCTCGACGGCGTGGAAGACGTGACCTTCTGCCGTCTGAGCAGCGCGGACGTGGTGCGCCACAAGCTGGTCGGAGACATCATCGACGCCTACGAGCGGTGGGACGCCATCGGCGCCGGGCCGGGCGGAACGGCCTCCGGGAATCGAGGCGGTGGTGGCGCTGGTCCGGGCGGGCGCGGCCGCCCTGAGCGTTCGCGCGGGCGCGATGGAAGGGGCGCACGATGA
- a CDS encoding 16S rRNA (uracil(1498)-N(3))-methyltransferase — MTTRAAFHADPDLLAGATVGAALRLTGEEARHAATVRRLRAGEEIDLVDGGGVRVTASVTAASKDELVVSVLAVDHEAAPSPQLVLVQALAKGGRDEQAIESATELGVDAVLPWQAARSVSVWSGGKGGSAQGDGGKAGKGMRRWEALVRAAAKQSRRAFVPEVLPFVQTRGLAGFTRDLVGAGGAVLVLHESAEVSLLDEVLTPDGGNAPGVRLAVVVGPEGGIAVDELTELAAAGARVVRAGPHVMRSSTAGPAALAVLAARLGRWDHTGSVEHDMSSGPSSPAQ; from the coding sequence ATGACCACCCGCGCCGCCTTCCACGCCGATCCTGACCTCCTGGCCGGGGCCACGGTGGGGGCGGCTCTGCGGCTCACCGGGGAGGAGGCCCGCCACGCGGCCACCGTGCGCCGGCTGCGCGCCGGTGAGGAGATCGATCTCGTCGACGGTGGCGGTGTGCGAGTCACCGCGAGCGTCACCGCCGCCAGCAAGGACGAGCTCGTGGTCTCCGTACTCGCGGTGGATCACGAGGCCGCGCCCTCACCCCAGCTCGTGTTGGTGCAGGCGCTCGCTAAGGGCGGTCGCGATGAGCAGGCCATCGAGTCGGCGACCGAGCTCGGCGTCGACGCCGTGTTGCCGTGGCAGGCCGCGCGCTCTGTCTCGGTGTGGTCCGGTGGCAAGGGTGGAAGTGCTCAGGGAGATGGTGGCAAGGCTGGTAAGGGAATGCGGCGTTGGGAGGCTCTGGTGCGTGCGGCCGCCAAGCAGTCTCGCCGTGCCTTCGTGCCCGAGGTGCTGCCCTTCGTGCAGACCCGCGGCCTGGCCGGATTCACGCGCGACCTTGTTGGCGCCGGAGGGGCGGTGCTGGTCCTGCACGAGTCCGCCGAGGTCTCCCTGCTGGATGAGGTGCTGACCCCGGACGGTGGGAACGCCCCCGGGGTGCGCCTCGCCGTAGTGGTGGGGCCTGAGGGTGGCATTGCCGTGGACGAGCTGACTGAGCTCGCTGCGGCGGGTGCGCGAGTGGTGCGCGCCGGCCCGCATGTCATGCGTTCCTCCACGGCTGGTCCGGCAGCCTTGGCGGTGCTCGCCGCGCGGTTGGGGCGCTGGGACCACACCGGGAGTGTGGAACACGACATGTCCTCCGGCCCCAGCAGTCCCGCGCAGTAA
- the hemW gene encoding radical SAM family heme chaperone HemW translates to MPALPQGEPAPEDGALPVSAAEGAHTRDFGIYLHVPFCRVRCGYCDFNTYVAAELGGGASISEYAETALGEIELAGRVLRSEELTSAGMVEREVSTVFVGGGTPTMLPPGDLSRMLDAVRETWGLSAGAEVTTEANPDSVDPAGLAQLAEAGFTRVSFGMQSAVPGVLATLERTHDPARLPQVVRWAQDVGLEVSVDLIYGTPGESLDDWRISVEAALELKPDHLSAYALVVEPGTKMAAQVRRGELELPSDDDAAEKYELADGLLTEAGYRWYEVSNFARTAPGDPQPGQPGAPRHASRHNLSYWRGADWWGVGPGAHSHMGGVRWWNVKHPRAYATRLDQGLSPAAGREILDGATREMERVMLGARLAEGLVLHGAQAQQLSDLVSRGLAEAAPATLDDEGAGRLVLTLRGRLLADAVVRDLLA, encoded by the coding sequence TTGCCCGCACTGCCGCAGGGTGAGCCCGCTCCCGAGGACGGTGCTCTGCCGGTCTCGGCCGCCGAGGGAGCGCACACCCGGGACTTCGGGATCTACCTGCACGTGCCCTTCTGCCGCGTGCGCTGCGGATACTGCGACTTCAACACCTATGTCGCGGCCGAGCTCGGTGGCGGAGCCAGCATCAGCGAGTACGCCGAGACCGCGCTGGGGGAGATCGAGCTCGCCGGGCGGGTGTTGCGCTCGGAGGAGCTGACTTCCGCGGGCATGGTCGAGCGGGAGGTCTCCACGGTGTTCGTGGGCGGGGGGACGCCGACGATGCTCCCGCCTGGTGATCTCAGCCGGATGCTCGACGCCGTCCGCGAGACCTGGGGCCTGTCCGCCGGCGCCGAGGTGACCACCGAGGCCAATCCGGACTCGGTGGATCCCGCCGGGCTCGCGCAGCTGGCCGAGGCGGGCTTCACCAGGGTCTCCTTCGGCATGCAGTCTGCGGTGCCGGGCGTGCTGGCCACGCTGGAGCGCACGCACGATCCGGCGCGGCTGCCCCAGGTGGTGCGCTGGGCCCAGGACGTCGGATTGGAGGTCTCGGTCGACCTGATCTACGGCACGCCGGGGGAGTCCCTCGATGATTGGCGCATCAGTGTGGAGGCCGCGCTGGAGCTGAAACCGGATCATCTCTCGGCCTACGCGCTGGTGGTCGAGCCCGGCACCAAGATGGCCGCGCAGGTGCGGCGCGGTGAGCTCGAGCTGCCCAGTGATGACGACGCTGCAGAGAAGTACGAGCTGGCCGACGGCCTTCTCACTGAGGCGGGTTACCGCTGGTACGAGGTTTCGAACTTCGCACGCACGGCCCCCGGTGATCCGCAGCCAGGACAGCCGGGTGCTCCGCGGCACGCCTCGCGGCACAACCTCTCCTACTGGCGCGGCGCCGACTGGTGGGGAGTCGGCCCGGGCGCGCACAGCCACATGGGCGGGGTGCGCTGGTGGAACGTCAAGCACCCCCGTGCCTACGCGACCAGGCTCGATCAGGGCCTGAGTCCGGCAGCCGGCCGGGAGATCCTCGACGGCGCGACCCGTGAGATGGAGCGCGTCATGCTCGGTGCGCGGTTGGCTGAAGGGCTCGTCCTGCACGGCGCCCAGGCGCAGCAGCTTTCTGATCTGGTTTCCCGCGGACTGGCTGAGGCTGCGCCCGCAACCCTCGATGACGAGGGCGCCGGCAGGCTGGTGCTGACCTTGCGTGGACGCCTGCTGGCCGACGCCGTGGTGCGCGACCTGCTGGCATGA
- the era gene encoding GTPase Era, with the protein MRFPGEGGSGEDLPEDANALAGGLLPSGGWAEGFRSGFACVVGRPNAGKSTLTNALVGEKVAITSGRPQTTRRAIRGIVHREDGQIVLVDTPGLHRPRTLLGQRLNDLVRETLSDVDVVVFCLPADQKVGPGDRHIAREISHLRAPIVVAATKADAVSKERLMEHLMDIDRMEGLTIADIVPVSAVRGEQIDVLTEVVLGHLPEGPPLYPEGELTDEPEQVMIAELIREAALEGVRDELPHSLAVVVEEMIEREPTAADKHAQRQPLLNVHVNVYVERDSQKAIIIGKGGSRLREVGTQSRKGIEALLGRRVYLDLHVRVAKDWQRDPKQLGRLGF; encoded by the coding sequence ATGAGGTTTCCTGGCGAGGGCGGCTCCGGCGAAGATCTCCCCGAGGACGCCAACGCACTGGCGGGCGGGCTGTTGCCATCTGGAGGCTGGGCGGAAGGCTTCCGTTCTGGTTTCGCGTGTGTGGTCGGGCGGCCGAACGCGGGGAAGTCCACGCTCACCAACGCCCTGGTGGGGGAGAAGGTGGCCATCACCTCTGGGCGGCCTCAGACCACCAGGCGCGCCATTCGCGGCATCGTGCACCGCGAGGACGGCCAGATCGTGCTGGTCGACACTCCCGGTCTGCACCGGCCACGCACGCTCCTGGGCCAGCGCCTCAATGACCTGGTGCGCGAGACGCTCTCCGACGTCGACGTCGTGGTCTTCTGCTTGCCGGCCGACCAGAAGGTGGGCCCGGGGGATCGGCACATCGCCCGCGAGATCTCGCATCTGCGTGCGCCGATCGTGGTGGCGGCGACCAAGGCCGACGCGGTGAGCAAAGAGCGGCTCATGGAGCACCTGATGGACATCGACCGCATGGAAGGGCTCACGATCGCCGATATCGTTCCCGTCTCGGCGGTGCGCGGCGAGCAGATCGATGTGCTGACCGAGGTGGTGCTCGGGCATCTGCCCGAAGGGCCGCCCCTCTATCCCGAAGGGGAGCTCACCGACGAGCCCGAGCAGGTGATGATCGCCGAACTGATCCGTGAAGCGGCCCTGGAGGGCGTGCGGGACGAGTTGCCGCACTCTCTGGCCGTGGTGGTCGAAGAGATGATCGAACGCGAGCCGACTGCGGCGGACAAGCACGCGCAGCGGCAGCCGCTGCTCAACGTGCATGTGAACGTGTACGTGGAGCGGGATTCGCAGAAGGCGATCATCATCGGAAAGGGCGGCTCACGGCTCCGCGAGGTGGGCACTCAGTCCCGGAAGGGCATCGAGGCTCTGCTGGGACGCCGGGTGTACCTGGATCTCCACGTGCGTGTGGCCAAGGACTGGCAGCGCGACCCCAAGCAGTTGGGCAGGCTCGGGTTCTGA
- the dnaJ gene encoding molecular chaperone DnaJ: MTDYYEILGVSRDASAEDIKKAYRKMARRYHPDVAGEEGAEKFKDLGRAYEVLADPEKRRMYDMGGEEALGGAGSGFPGAQGFGSFSDIFETFFGGAGGGQRGPASRARRGQDSLMRVDLELRDVVFGTTKDLQLETAVVCSTCNGSCCRPGTSPRTCEVCQGRGSVQRMTRSFLGQVMATTACTACGGVGTVIPDPCPDCAGEGRVRTRQSLTVDIPAGVETGTRIRMSGRGEVGIGGGPAGDLYIEIRERSHSVFVRRGDDLHCTLPVPMTAAALGTVATLETLDGPQEVDIAPGTQPDHVIRLPGLGVGRLQRHGRGDLHVHINVQVPIKLDERQRQLLMDLAEERGEARPEPRLAASGSGMFSKLYEKLTGR; the protein is encoded by the coding sequence GTGACCGACTACTACGAGATCCTGGGCGTATCGCGCGATGCGAGCGCCGAGGACATCAAGAAGGCCTATCGCAAGATGGCCCGCCGTTATCACCCGGACGTCGCCGGTGAGGAAGGCGCCGAGAAGTTCAAGGATCTCGGCCGCGCCTACGAGGTACTCGCCGACCCCGAGAAGCGGCGCATGTACGACATGGGTGGCGAAGAGGCGCTCGGCGGAGCGGGCTCCGGGTTCCCGGGCGCTCAGGGCTTCGGCAGCTTCAGCGACATCTTCGAGACCTTCTTCGGCGGGGCCGGCGGCGGTCAGCGTGGCCCGGCCTCGCGCGCGCGGCGCGGCCAGGACTCGCTCATGCGCGTGGACCTCGAACTGCGCGACGTCGTCTTCGGCACCACGAAGGATCTGCAGCTCGAGACGGCCGTGGTCTGCTCCACCTGCAACGGCAGTTGCTGCCGTCCGGGCACGTCCCCGCGCACCTGCGAGGTGTGCCAGGGGCGTGGCTCGGTACAGCGGATGACCCGGTCCTTCCTCGGCCAGGTCATGGCCACCACCGCGTGCACTGCCTGCGGCGGGGTGGGCACCGTCATCCCCGATCCCTGCCCGGACTGTGCCGGAGAGGGCCGCGTGCGCACCCGCCAGTCGCTCACGGTCGACATCCCCGCTGGGGTGGAGACCGGAACGCGGATCCGCATGTCCGGCCGCGGGGAGGTCGGTATCGGCGGCGGCCCCGCCGGAGACCTGTACATCGAGATCCGCGAGCGGTCGCACTCGGTGTTCGTGCGCCGCGGCGACGACCTGCACTGCACCCTCCCGGTCCCGATGACGGCGGCCGCGCTGGGCACCGTGGCCACGCTGGAAACGCTGGACGGCCCGCAGGAGGTGGACATCGCGCCCGGTACTCAGCCCGACCACGTGATCCGGCTCCCCGGTCTGGGCGTGGGGCGCCTGCAGCGCCACGGCCGTGGTGACCTGCACGTGCACATCAACGTGCAGGTGCCCATCAAGCTCGATGAGCGCCAGCGTCAGCTCCTGATGGACCTTGCCGAGGAACGTGGCGAAGCACGGCCGGAGCCGCGCCTCGCAGCCTCGGGCTCGGGCATGTTCTCCAAGCTCTACGAGAAGCTCACTGGCCGATGA